GTTCTCGGCCATCTTGCGCATGGCGTCCACGTAGCGCTGGCCCAGCAGGAAGACCAGCGGCAGTTCGCCGCCCTTGGTCGCTTCGGCGACCTTGGCAATGGCCTCCCGGTCCGCTTCGGCCAGCACGACCTTGGCTTCGGCGTCGCGGCGGGATGCTTCCAGGCGGCCGTCGGCCTGCAGGATGGCCGCCGATTTGTCGCCCTCGGCCCTGGTCACGGTGGCGCGTCTGGCGCGCTCGGCGGCAGCCTGTTCTTCCATGGCGTGCTGCATGGTGTCCGACGGATTGATATCCTGAATTTCCACGGTCTTGAGCATGATGCCCCAGTCCGAGATGTCATCGGAGATGGTTTCCTTGAGTCTGGCCTTGATCCTGTCCCGAGAGGACAGGGCATCGTCAAGGTCCATCTCGCCGACGATGGATCTGAGCGAGGTCTGGACCAGGGTCTGGATGGCCATGCGGTAGTCTTCGACGCCGTACACGGCCTTTTCCGGGGACACGATGTTTATGTAGGCCACGGCGTTGGTGATGATGACCGCGTTGTCGCGGGTGATGACTTCCTGGGAGGGGATGTCCATGACGATGTCCTTGGTGGTCACCTTGTAGGCCACGGTGTCCATGTAGGGAATGATGATGTTCAGGCCCGGGGCCAGCGTGCAGTGGTACTTGCCCAGGCGCTGGATCACGAACTTGAAGCCCTGGGGCACGATGCGCACCCCCATGCTGATGGTGATGATGACCAAGAGAAGCAGGAATGCGACGACGATAAGTCCTGGATTGAACATGATGATCTCCTAGAGGGATTGTTTGTTGGTTTTTGGGGCGACCACGAGCGTGTTGCCCGATACGTCGCGGATCTGGACCCGGTCTCCCAACTGCACGGGTTCGTCACAGATGAAGGACCACTCGTCGTCTCCGAGCAGGGGTTTGGAGAAGCGTACGACGCCGCGCCGGTCGCCCTCGGGGGTGCGGATGACCAGGCCGGTTTCGCCGAGGAGCGCCTCACGGGACATGCCGGCGCGGGTCTTGTCCACCATGCGCGGTTTCATGACCAGAAACCAGAACGCGGTCAAAAGTGCGGAGAATATGGTCCACAGCAACAGCTGCAAGGTCAGGCTCAGGGCCGGGACAAGCCAGATCAGACCGCCCACTGCCAGTGCGCCCAGCCCGAACCAGAAAATGGTGAAGCTTGGGATGAACAGTTCAGAGATGATCAGGATCATCCCGAATACAAGCCAGTGCCAATATTGAAGTTCCATGAGTGCTCCCGAAAAAAAGTGATTCGTTTTGGCGCTGCCCATTGCTAGCAGGGTCCTGGCCGTAAGGCCAGCGCCGGGTTCAGGCGGAAGGCGGCGCGATACGGCGGTGCGGCGGATTTTGTCGCAATTCGATTCCCCGCGCGCCTGTACCGGGAGCCGGAGTGGCTGTCCGCTGGTTGGGGCGGGTCCATCGCTGACCTGTGAAATCAGTATTTTTCGGTGAGCATTGTCCCTGAAAATACCTATCCTCCGTAAGATCATTATAAACTTCTTAGTGTATTTAATGATCTGGTTCCTTCTCATATACTGAAAGTTAAAATCAGGTTCGAGGAGGAAGGAGTGATGACAGATTTCACGACGCGTATTCTCAATTGCATTCCATCCAGGAATACCGAGGCCGACTGGACCTTTGAAGACGCCGAGGACGCGGCCCTGCTCGATACGGCTCCCACGGTTCCGAAAGCGAAGGATCTGCGGGAGCCGTGGTGGGAAGTTGATGATCAGGGAGAGACGGGCTCCTGCGTGGGATGGGCCACGGCCAATTCGGTGCTGCGCTGGCACTATGTGAAGTCGGGCCTGCTGCCTGCGTTCGAAAGGCTGTCGGCAAGGTATGTCTGGATGGCTTCCAAGGAGACGGACATGTTCACGTCATATCCCACGACCTTCATCGAGAACGCCGGGAGCAGCATCAAGGTGGCTCTTGATATCGCCAGGAAATTCGGCGTGGTGCCGGAGTCCGTGTTGCCGTTCCGGCACGGCAGCCTGTATTCCGGGAGGCCGAATTCCTTTTACGCCCTGGCCGCCCGGTTCAAGATCTCCGGGTATTTTTCCCTGGGCGTGGATTTGTCCCAGTGGCGTGAGTGGCTGGCCTTCAACGGTCCCATTCTCACGCGTCTTGACGTCGATGACACATGGTATCAGGCCTCGGCCAGCGCAGGTGTTCTTGAAACCTACAAAAAGGAGAGCGCCAGAGGGGGGCATGCGGTGGCCGTGGTTGGGTACGACAGTGACGGTTTCATTGTGCGCAATAGCTGGGGGGAGAAGTGGGGTGACGCCGGGTTCGCCCATGCGCGCGATTCCTACGTCGTGGCCGCGTTCACCGAAGCCTATGGCGTGGTGATGTGATGCACGTTTTGGTCAGGAGGCAAAGAACATGATCCCGGGTCCCGACGCCGCGTATGATCGCCTGCTGGATGTCCTGGGGGCCCTGCTCCTGCTGGTCGTGTTGGCCATGCTGCTGGAGCGGGCTCTGGCCCTTGTCTTCGAGTATCACTGGTTTCGAAGGCTATCCGACAGGGTGCCCGGGCTCAAGACTCCCATCGCGCTGCTGGTGTCCTGGTTCACCTGTCGGCACATCCGGTTCGACATCCTGGCACGGCTGTTTTCCCCCGCGCCGGACGCTTCCTCCTCGACCGAAATCGGGGTGCTGATCACTTCGGCCGTGGTGGCGGGGGGCAGCGCCGCGGCCATTACCCTGTTTCAAGGGGTGCTGCATTTCGGCCGGGACGCACGTCTGGGCCTGATGGAGGCCCACAGGGCCGCCATAGAGGCGAAGACGGCGGAGGCCAGACTGCGTACGAACAGGGCCGAAGCGGCCAGTTTCAGGGAATCGACGACCGGCTTCCGGGCCCAAGGCGCGGACGATGCCTGAAATCTGACGCCCGCAAGACATCGCGTCACGCCGCAACAATTGTGTTCCCAACATCCTGACGATCCCGCTTCGAGGAGCCGCCCCCTGAAGAGATTGCCCCATCCATTTTGCCCGGATCGCTTATTCCAAGATATTCCAGCCGATTCCGATTCCCCATGGCGCTTGTTTGTGAAATGGCGCTCAAGTCGGTCTTCGCCATATTGACAATCGATGGTCTTTTCGCATAGCCGTTTCGCAGCTTCACGAATAGGTTCTCTCAGCGGAACGAGTTGTTCATTATTTCGACATTCCCAATCGTTCAGCGAATTTTCATCGTCAACCGGAATCATCCATGGCAGGCAAGGACAACAGTTCCGAAACATTGGCCAAAGGCCTCTGGATTCTTGATATTTTCGGCGATGACGACGTCGGTTACACTCTCGCCCAGATTTCCCGCCGCACAGGCATCAACAAGACCTCCATATACAGATACGTGAACACCTTTTGCGACCTCGGCTTCCTGAAGCGCGACGATCGTACCGGCCTGTACAGGCTGGGGGTGCGCATGTTGGCCCTGGCCCACGCCATGCTTGAAAAAAGCGAGCTGGAGCGCGCCGTCAAGACTCAGGTCGACGCAGCCCATGAGCGCCACGGAGTGCATGTCGACGTCGGCCTTTTGTCCGGGGACTCCATCTACCTGATTTACCGCCGTGAATCCCAGGACACCAAGGCATTCCGTTCGTTCAGCTATGGCTCCGAGCCTTATTACCTGGCCGCCGGCAAGGCGGCCATGGCCTTCATGACCGACGAAGAGCTTGAAGCCTTTGTCTCGCGACTGGATCTGACCCCCAAAACCGACAAGACAATCACTTCAGCGCCGGAACTGCTGGCGGATCTGCGTCAGTCCGTCGAGCGCGGCTATACCCGCAACCGCGAAGAGTTCGTGCCCGGACTCATCGCCATCGGCGCGCCGCTGTACAGCCTGCGCACGGGCAAGGTCGTTGGCGGGGTGAGCTTTGATTCCTCCACGGACCGCTTCTCCATGGAGGAGTTTGAAAGCCGTTTCGCCGGGTATCTGGTGGAACTGGCCAAGAAAATTTCCGCGGTGGTGTCCTGGTAAATCCGGGAACATCGCTGCCCCGGAGCCCGCATGGGCTCCACCCTGGACGAGGAGAAAGGGAAGCCGGAAGCGTTGGGTTTCCGGGTTCATGGCAGGCTTCGACGAGTTTTCGCGAAGCCAAACGGCAGCCGGTGATGAGTGGCGCATCGCGTGACGTCATCTATCGGAATTCAACGTTCACCTTGGAGGAGTTTTTGATGAAACGACTAGGAGTCCTGTGCATGGTTTTGGCCATGGTTTGCGGCTTCGCCGGCATGTCCGTGGCAGCCGACGACACTGTGAAAATTGGCGTGTTTCTGCCCCTGACCGGCCAGAATGCTTTTGGCGGCCAGTTGGAATTGGAAGGCGTGCAGATGGCCCACAAGGAAATGGGCGAGATTCTCGGCAAGAAGGTCGAGCTGTTCGTGGTTGACAACAAGTCCGATAAGGTCGAGTCCGCCAACGCAGTCAAGCGCCTGATCGAAAAGGAAAAAGTCCAGGCCATCATCGGCACCTACGGTTCTTCCCTGGCCATGGCTGGTGGTGAAGTTTCCGAAAAGGCCGGTATCCCCCAGGTCGGCACCAGCTGCACCAACCCGCTGGTCACCCAGGGCAAGAAGTACATCTTCCGCGTGTGCTTCATCGATCCCTTCCAGGGCGCCGGCGCAGCCACCTATGCCTACCGCGATCTGGGCCTGAAAAAGGCCGCCCTGCTGATCGACGTGGCCAACGACTATTCCGTGGGTCTGGCCAGCTTCTTCAAGAAGTCTTTCACCAAGCTCGGCGGCGAAGTCGTCGCAACCCTGAACTACCAGTCCGGCGACCAGGATTTCACTGCTCAGTTGCAGGAAATCATGAGCAAGCAGCCTGACGTGCTCTTCATTCCTTCCTACTTTTCCGAAGGCGCCATCATCATGAAGCAGGTCCAGGAACTGGGCGGAACCTTCAGGATCATGGGCGGCGACGCCATGGACAACCCGGAGATCACCGCCATCGGCGGCTCTGCCGTGGAAGGTTTCATGCACACCACCTTCCCTTACGATCCTTCCATGCCCGATATGAACCCCGTGGCCCGCAAGTTCACCGACGAGTGGATCAAGATCAATCCCGACAAGGATCCCAACGTCAACGCCGCCTTGGGCTATGACGCTTACATGATCATCATGGACGCCATCACCCGCGCCGGTTCCGCCGAACCCCAGGCCATCACCGACGCCCTGGCCGCTACCAAGGGCTTTGTCGGCGTGACGGGCACCACGACCATCAACGAGACCCACGACGCTGAAAAGCCCGTTGGCCTGGTCATGATCAAGGACGGCAAGAAGACGTACGTCGGTGCCATCACTCCCGAACTCTAATTCTCTGAATGAGCGCTTTTTTGGCGTGAGCGGCAGGGGGAAACCCCTGCCGCCGTATTCAGACAAGGATCGTCCATGAATCTGGCAACATTCATCCAGCACTTCCTGAACAGCCTGACCCTGGGCAGCCTCTATGCGCTTATCGCCATCGGCTACACCATGGTCTACGGCATTTTGCGTTTGATCAACTTCGCGCACAGCGAAATTTTCATGCTCGGCGCCTACTTCGTTTTCTGGGGCATCACCCTTTTTCACATGCCCTGGGCCGTGGCCATGGTCGCGTCCATCATTTTTGTCGCGGGGATAGGCATCCTGGTCGATCGTATCGCCTACCGCCCCCTGCGCGACGCGCCCCGCATTTCGGCTCTGATCAGCGCCATCGGCGTTTCCTTTTTCCTGCAGAACGTGGCCATCGTCTTCTTTCAGGCCATCCCGCGCCAGGTGTACCGCCCTCTGTGGCTGGAAACGCCCATGCTCTGGGGTGACGTGCGCGTCCTGCCTTTGACCCTTTTCGTACCGGTGCTGTCGTTCTTTTTGATGATGGGTCTGGTCTACATCGTCTATCACACCAAGGCAGGCCTTGGCATGCGGGCCATCAGCAAGGATATCGAGACCAGTTATCTCATGGGCGTGCCCGTGAACAAGGTCATCGCATTGACATTCGGCATCGGGTCGGCCCTGGCCGCGGCCAGCGGCATCATGTGGGCCCTGCGCTATCCCCAGCTTCAGCCCATCATGGGCACGATCCCCGGCTTCAAGGCCTTTATCGCGGCTGTTTTCGGCGGCATCGGTTCCATCCAGGGCGCCGTCATCGGCGGTCTGGCCCTGGGTTTCATTGAAATCATGACCGTGGCATTTTTTCCGGATCTGGCAGGATACCGCGATGCATTCGCTTTCATCCTGTTGATCGGCATCCTGCTGGTCAAACCGACCGGTATCATGGGCGTCAAGACGGAGGACAAGGTCTGATGAACCGCAGTACAACCATTTTTCTCAACTTCGTTCTGGTGGCCTGTCTGGGCCTATTTCTGTGGTGGGCCGAGGGCAACCTCGACGGCTACAAGATTCAGATCCTGAATCTCATCGCCGTGAACATCATCCTGGCACTGTCGCTCAACCTCATCTACGGCTTTACCGGCATGTTCAGCCTGGGACACGCGGGCTTCATGGCCATCGGCGCCTATGTCTGCTCCATCCTGATCATGACCCCCGACCAGAAGATCACGCTCTTCATCCTGGAGGAAGCGTATCCATGGGTGCAGAATTCCCATGCGCCATTTTTGGTGGCCGTGATCGCGGGCGGTCTGGTGGCTGCCCTCTTCGGGCTCGTCATCGGCACGCCCCTGCTGCGCCTGGGTGACGACTATCTGGGCATCGCCACTCTCGGCTTCGCGGAGATCGTGCGCGTCATCGCCAACAACATCCCCCGCGTGACCAACGGCGCCCTCGGCTTCAAGGGTATCCCGGATCATGCGAACCTGTGGTGGAACTATGGCTGGTGCCTGCTGACCCTGTATTTCGTGATCCGGATTCTCGGCAGCAACACGGGCAATGTCTTCAAGGCCATTCGCGACGACGAGACCGCGGCCAAGGCCATGGGCGTCGATGTCTTTCGCGTCAAGCTCCTGTCCTTTATCTTCGGCGCTTTCTTCGCCGGTGTCGGCGGGGCGCTTCTGGGCAGCCTGCTGACCACCATCGATCCCAAGATGTTTCTTTTCACCCTGACCTTCAACGTGCTCATGATCGTTGTCACCG
The Desulfomicrobium macestii genome window above contains:
- a CDS encoding SPFH domain-containing protein, whose amino-acid sequence is MFNPGLIVVAFLLLLVIITISMGVRIVPQGFKFVIQRLGKYHCTLAPGLNIIIPYMDTVAYKVTTKDIVMDIPSQEVITRDNAVIITNAVAYINIVSPEKAVYGVEDYRMAIQTLVQTSLRSIVGEMDLDDALSSRDRIKARLKETISDDISDWGIMLKTVEIQDINPSDTMQHAMEEQAAAERARRATVTRAEGDKSAAILQADGRLEASRRDAEAKVVLAEADREAIAKVAEATKGGELPLVFLLGQRYVDAMRKMAENNNSKVVVLPADLPAAVRGIMGTLGK
- a CDS encoding NfeD family protein; protein product: MELQYWHWLVFGMILIISELFIPSFTIFWFGLGALAVGGLIWLVPALSLTLQLLLWTIFSALLTAFWFLVMKPRMVDKTRAGMSREALLGETGLVIRTPEGDRRGVVRFSKPLLGDDEWSFICDEPVQLGDRVQIRDVSGNTLVVAPKTNKQSL
- a CDS encoding C1 family peptidase, with amino-acid sequence MTDFTTRILNCIPSRNTEADWTFEDAEDAALLDTAPTVPKAKDLREPWWEVDDQGETGSCVGWATANSVLRWHYVKSGLLPAFERLSARYVWMASKETDMFTSYPTTFIENAGSSIKVALDIARKFGVVPESVLPFRHGSLYSGRPNSFYALAARFKISGYFSLGVDLSQWREWLAFNGPILTRLDVDDTWYQASASAGVLETYKKESARGGHAVAVVGYDSDGFIVRNSWGEKWGDAGFAHARDSYVVAAFTEAYGVVM
- a CDS encoding IclR family transcriptional regulator — translated: MAGKDNSSETLAKGLWILDIFGDDDVGYTLAQISRRTGINKTSIYRYVNTFCDLGFLKRDDRTGLYRLGVRMLALAHAMLEKSELERAVKTQVDAAHERHGVHVDVGLLSGDSIYLIYRRESQDTKAFRSFSYGSEPYYLAAGKAAMAFMTDEELEAFVSRLDLTPKTDKTITSAPELLADLRQSVERGYTRNREEFVPGLIAIGAPLYSLRTGKVVGGVSFDSSTDRFSMEEFESRFAGYLVELAKKISAVVSW
- a CDS encoding ABC transporter substrate-binding protein yields the protein MKRLGVLCMVLAMVCGFAGMSVAADDTVKIGVFLPLTGQNAFGGQLELEGVQMAHKEMGEILGKKVELFVVDNKSDKVESANAVKRLIEKEKVQAIIGTYGSSLAMAGGEVSEKAGIPQVGTSCTNPLVTQGKKYIFRVCFIDPFQGAGAATYAYRDLGLKKAALLIDVANDYSVGLASFFKKSFTKLGGEVVATLNYQSGDQDFTAQLQEIMSKQPDVLFIPSYFSEGAIIMKQVQELGGTFRIMGGDAMDNPEITAIGGSAVEGFMHTTFPYDPSMPDMNPVARKFTDEWIKINPDKDPNVNAALGYDAYMIIMDAITRAGSAEPQAITDALAATKGFVGVTGTTTINETHDAEKPVGLVMIKDGKKTYVGAITPEL
- a CDS encoding branched-chain amino acid ABC transporter permease; this encodes MNLATFIQHFLNSLTLGSLYALIAIGYTMVYGILRLINFAHSEIFMLGAYFVFWGITLFHMPWAVAMVASIIFVAGIGILVDRIAYRPLRDAPRISALISAIGVSFFLQNVAIVFFQAIPRQVYRPLWLETPMLWGDVRVLPLTLFVPVLSFFLMMGLVYIVYHTKAGLGMRAISKDIETSYLMGVPVNKVIALTFGIGSALAAASGIMWALRYPQLQPIMGTIPGFKAFIAAVFGGIGSIQGAVIGGLALGFIEIMTVAFFPDLAGYRDAFAFILLIGILLVKPTGIMGVKTEDKV
- a CDS encoding branched-chain amino acid ABC transporter permease — protein: MNRSTTIFLNFVLVACLGLFLWWAEGNLDGYKIQILNLIAVNIILALSLNLIYGFTGMFSLGHAGFMAIGAYVCSILIMTPDQKITLFILEEAYPWVQNSHAPFLVAVIAGGLVAALFGLVIGTPLLRLGDDYLGIATLGFAEIVRVIANNIPRVTNGALGFKGIPDHANLWWNYGWCLLTLYFVIRILGSNTGNVFKAIRDDETAAKAMGVDVFRVKLLSFIFGAFFAGVGGALLGSLLTTIDPKMFLFTLTFNVLMIVVTGGLGSITGSIIAGVGITVVLEWLRFVENPITIGDWSMDGIPGMRMVVFSLVLILVILFRREGIMGMREITWDGVARFMKRGKA